In Methylomonas sp. MK1, the following are encoded in one genomic region:
- a CDS encoding sigma-54 interaction domain-containing protein: MTLLAFDELQLRQLSHTVRATAMVFEDPVSRKLLEHIERIAPSDATVLIIGETGTGKELVARHVHALSKRAKGPFGALNCAALSENLIESELFGHEKGAFTGALNTKEGWFETANKGSLFLDEVGDLPLGLQAKLLRVLQEREVVKVGSRTPSPVDVRVIAATNVNLEEAVAASHFRADLYYRFNVAAIHLAPLRERPGDILPLARHFLKVYGDRLGYGEIKLSPSTELALLNYDWPGNIRELENAVHRALLVCPGNRLRPEDFKLSGVRVSQSGPIVSTSSLESSLLRLCEQAPPKLFDIIEETVIRTAFEFCEENQVQTARLLDISRNVLRHKLGLYGMLANGQRKLAVAYQEGEE; this comes from the coding sequence ATGACATTATTAGCATTTGACGAATTGCAATTACGACAGCTGTCGCACACGGTGCGGGCCACGGCGATGGTGTTCGAGGATCCGGTTTCACGAAAACTGTTGGAGCACATCGAGCGGATCGCGCCTAGCGATGCGACAGTGCTGATCATCGGCGAGACGGGCACCGGCAAGGAATTGGTCGCCAGGCATGTCCATGCACTTAGTAAGCGCGCCAAAGGACCTTTCGGTGCTTTAAATTGCGCGGCACTCAGTGAAAACTTGATCGAAAGCGAATTGTTCGGCCACGAAAAAGGCGCTTTCACCGGCGCCTTGAATACAAAAGAAGGTTGGTTCGAAACCGCCAATAAAGGTAGTTTGTTTCTGGACGAAGTCGGCGATTTACCGCTGGGCTTGCAAGCGAAATTATTGCGGGTATTGCAGGAAAGGGAAGTGGTAAAGGTGGGTTCGCGCACGCCTTCGCCGGTGGATGTCAGAGTCATCGCCGCTACCAATGTTAATTTGGAAGAAGCGGTGGCGGCATCGCATTTTCGCGCCGACCTGTATTACCGTTTCAATGTGGCCGCGATTCATCTTGCGCCTTTGCGGGAACGGCCGGGCGATATTTTGCCCTTGGCCAGGCATTTTCTGAAAGTCTACGGCGACCGCTTAGGCTATGGTGAAATCAAATTATCGCCTTCCACCGAGCTGGCCTTGTTAAATTACGACTGGCCCGGCAATATTCGCGAGTTGGAAAATGCGGTGCATAGGGCCTTGTTGGTCTGCCCAGGCAATCGTTTGCGTCCGGAGGACTTTAAGTTGTCGGGGGTACGAGTCTCGCAGAGCGGGCCCATAGTTTCAACCTCCTCGCTGGAAAGTTCGCTACTGCGCTTGTGCGAACAAGCGCCGCCTAAACTGTTCGATATCATCGAAGAGACCGTGATTCGCACGGCATTCGAGTTTTGCGAAGAAAACCAGGTGCAAACTGCGCGCTTGCTGGATATTAGCCGCAATGTGCTGCGCCACAAGTTGGGGCTGTATGGCATGTTGGCCAATGGCCAGAGAAAATTGGCCGTCGCTTATCAAGAAGGCGAAGAGTAA
- the tatA gene encoding twin-arginine translocase TatA/TatE family subunit, producing MGLSIPHLLVVLAIVVLVFGTKRLKNVGADLGDAIKGFRNAVKESEEAEEAKAITQLYQEELSGESIGKADRTKA from the coding sequence ATGGGCTTGAGCATTCCCCACTTATTAGTAGTTTTAGCGATTGTGGTCTTGGTGTTCGGCACCAAGCGCCTGAAAAATGTCGGCGCCGATCTGGGCGATGCGATCAAGGGATTTCGTAATGCGGTAAAGGAAAGCGAAGAAGCCGAAGAGGCCAAAGCGATCACCCAACTCTATCAGGAAGAATTATCCGGCGAGTCGATAGGCAAAGCTGACCGCACCAAGGCTTGA